From a region of the Tiliqua scincoides isolate rTilSci1 chromosome 4, rTilSci1.hap2, whole genome shotgun sequence genome:
- the TTC39C gene encoding tetratricopeptide repeat protein 39C — MAGSEPEGDVAKAPQPMEDSELALAGINMLLNNGFRESDQLFREYRNHSPLMSFGASFVSFLNAMMTFEEEKMQLACDDLKATEKLCESEETGVIETIKNKIKKNVDGRKASPSMIDRLQRQIIVADCQVYLAVLSFVKQELSAYIKGGWILRKAWKIYNKSYTDINTLQELYQKKKSQESLTCDAANDNHIATEDVTEDSLNRLKGAVSFGYGLFHLCISMVPPNLLKIINLLGFPGDRLQGLSSLMYASESKDMKAPLATLALLWYHTVVRPFFALDGSDTKAGLQEAKEILQNKEAAYPNSSLFMFFKGRIQRLECQINSALTSFHTALEFATDQREIQHVCLYEIGWCSMIEMNFKDAFESFERLKNESRWSQCYYAYLTAGKYMCQGATGDVNGAHIVFKEVQKLFKRKNNQIEQFSVKKADRFRKQKPTKQLCVLASIEVLYLWKALPNCSFTNLQHMSQACQEVDDTAVVGLKNLLLGAIHKCLGNAEDAVQFFQQALKDELCRQNNLYIQPYACYELGCLLLENPQTVPRGKTLLLQAKEEFTGYDFENRLHVRIHAALASLREVVPQ, encoded by the exons aAATCATAGTCCATTAATGAGTTTTGGAGCCAGCTTTGTCAGCTTTTTG AATGCCATGATGACTTTCgaagaagagaaaatgcagtTGGCATGTGATGACCTGAAAGCAACTGAAAAACTGTGTGAGAGTGAAGAAACAGGAGTGATAGAAaccataaaaaataaaattaagaagaAT GTTGATGGCCGAAAGGCCTCCCCATCCATGATTGATCGACTGCAAAGGCAGATAATTGTAGCAGACTGTCAAGTTTACCTCGCTGTACTTTCATTTGTAAAACAAGAATTATCAG cATATATAAAAGGTGGGTGGATCCTTAGAAAAGCTTGGAAAATCTACAATAAGAGCTATACGGACATTAATACACTTCAGGAATTATATCAGAAGAAGAAATCTCAGGAATCCTTGACTTGTGATGCTGCAAATGATAATCATATTGCTACAGAAGATGTAACGGAGGATTCACTGAACAGACTGAAAGGTGCTGTGAGCTTTGGATATGGACTTTTTCATCTTTGCATATCCATGGTGCCCCCAAACCTGCTCAAAATCATCAACCTGCTGGGCTTCCCTGGAGACCGCTTACAGGGGCTTTCTTCACTGATGTATGCAAGTGAAAGTAAGGACATGAAGGCCCCTTTAGCTAC GTTAGCCTTGCTGTGGTACCATACTGTGGTTCGCCCCTTTTTTGCTCTGGATGGCAGTGATACCAAAGCAGGATTGCAAGAAGCTAAAGAAATACTTCAGAACAAAGAAGCTGCTTATccaaattcttccctttttatgTTCTTCAAGGGAAGAATACAGCGTTTAGAG tgTCAAATCAACAGTGCCTTGACCTCCTTTCATACTGCTTTGGAATTTGCAACTGATCAGAGGGAGATTCAACATGTCTGCCTATATGAAATTG GCTGGTGCAGCATGATCGAAATGAATTTCAAGGATGCATTTGAATCGTTTGAGCGTCTTAAAAATGAATCAAGATGGTCCCAGTGCTACTATGCCTATTTAACAGCAGGGAAGTATA TGTGTCAAGGAGCCACCGGTGATGTGAATGGGGCACATATTGTATTCAAGGAAGTTCAgaagctttttaaaagaaaaaataatcagATCGAACAGTTTTCAGTCAAAAAG GCAGATAGATTTAGGAAGCAAAAACCAACTAAACAACTCTGTGTGCTGGCTTCTATTGAAGTATTGTATTTATGGAAAGCTCTTCCAAACTGTTCCTTCACCAACCTACAGCACATGAGTCAAG CTTGCCAAGAAGTTGATGATACTGCTGTTGTTGGTTTGAAGAACCTGCTCCTTGGTGCCATACATAAATGTTTAGGAAATGCTGAAGATGCTGTTCAG TTCTTTCAGCAAGCCCTTAAAGATGAATTGTGTCGCCAAAACAACTTATATATTCAGCCATACGCTTGCTATGAACTTGGCTGCCTTTTGTTAGAAAACCCACAG ACTGTGCCAAGAGGCAAAACATTACTGCTTCAGGCCAAG GAGGAATTCACAGGGTATGACTTTGAAAACAGATTGCATGTCCGTATCCATGCAGCGCTGGCCTCTCTGAGAGAAGTGGTCCCCCAGTGA